A genomic window from Salinicoccus sp. RF5 includes:
- a CDS encoding ATP-binding cassette domain-containing protein, translated as MTLEIKDLTISYGSHTVLEDISFSIPDGTIIGLVAPNGTGKTTLFNAIIRFIPINQGEIRIDGRNFRNTAKDVRALHEQITFFPDQAELYENFSGYEHIQMYRDIWNREERDIDGIIQRLNMEGYVRNKVSSYSLGMRQRLCFAMMIAADTKIMFMDEIMNGLDPINVELVSRILQEVKAEGKIIIVASHLLDNLDDYADQIFFLNGRRLAYTYDRRKETEKYIKATVPDAVLQAMKPWPEGTIHLNGSRICIPAAELSGERKAALLEKLLENGAESATIGPLGTYEHYLRIYKGMES; from the coding sequence ATGACACTTGAAATTAAGGATCTGACCATCAGCTATGGCAGCCACACCGTCCTTGAAGATATCAGTTTCAGCATTCCGGACGGCACAATCATCGGCCTCGTCGCGCCGAATGGTACCGGAAAGACCACGCTCTTCAATGCGATCATCCGTTTCATCCCGATCAATCAGGGTGAAATAAGGATTGACGGCAGAAACTTCAGGAATACTGCGAAGGACGTCAGGGCGCTCCATGAGCAGATCACATTCTTTCCGGACCAGGCGGAGCTCTACGAAAACTTTTCCGGCTACGAACATATCCAGATGTATAGGGATATCTGGAACAGGGAGGAGCGGGACATAGACGGCATCATCCAGCGGCTGAATATGGAGGGGTATGTCCGCAACAAGGTCAGCTCCTATTCCCTCGGCATGCGACAGCGGCTCTGCTTTGCAATGATGATTGCCGCAGACACGAAGATCATGTTCATGGATGAAATAATGAACGGTCTCGATCCGATCAATGTAGAGCTCGTGAGCCGCATCCTCCAGGAGGTGAAGGCGGAGGGCAAGATCATCATTGTTGCGAGTCATCTTCTGGATAACCTTGATGACTACGCCGATCAGATATTCTTTCTGAATGGCCGGCGTCTTGCCTACACGTACGACCGCAGGAAGGAAACGGAAAAATACATCAAGGCCACAGTGCCGGATGCAGTCCTCCAGGCTATGAAACCATGGCCCGAGGGGACCATCCATCTGAACGGTAGCCGGATCTGTATACCGGCAGCCGAGCTTTCGGGGGAGCGGAAGGCCGCCTTGTTGGAGAAGCTTCTTGAAAATGGGGCGGAATCGGCCACAATCGGACCGCTCGGAACATATGAACATTACTTGAGGATCTATAAGGGGATGGAGTCATGA
- a CDS encoding ABC transporter permease — protein MRLFKWEVLKVLRDWKVRILLVALLLFLATYSTLYQDRTIKLPVEEAREEYHETQRLFHAIPEAHFETEAGQDIYDRLARQQQILGMQRFILSEKEGNTVEGLEEIVSDYVDQGIEMSENQLHFHEADDFESQELLLSFIPDEGEIENRLKFLNYLKENDVAIDWNPMSPSLVLYSLINILAGVFIYIVAAVFGADRFSRDQEYNWSITQGIPLTWKSQWRMRSIISWVLIWIAILIGLVVSYIINRASVDTGTLLYPVPLYSGSQLEYISIMEYTVLVVALTMAASYIILKVSTGFSWMFRNTYLTITLVIGIFFIPYIFTIIPPLGSWNPFLYLQILPVLEGEWAGAGRVDVPKLLISLLVLYMLVELAFHFIFRLIPTRSGKLERRRH, from the coding sequence ATGCGGCTGTTCAAATGGGAAGTGCTTAAAGTCCTCCGGGACTGGAAGGTGCGGATACTGCTTGTGGCACTGCTGCTGTTCCTCGCCACATACTCGACCCTCTATCAGGATCGTACAATAAAGCTTCCTGTGGAGGAGGCCAGGGAAGAGTATCACGAGACGCAGCGCCTCTTCCATGCGATTCCTGAGGCGCACTTCGAGACTGAGGCCGGCCAGGACATTTACGACCGACTTGCCCGTCAGCAGCAGATCCTCGGCATGCAGCGCTTCATCCTCTCCGAAAAGGAGGGAAACACGGTGGAAGGGCTTGAGGAGATCGTCAGCGACTACGTCGATCAGGGGATAGAGATGTCGGAGAACCAGCTCCATTTCCATGAAGCGGACGATTTCGAATCACAGGAACTGCTGCTGAGCTTCATACCCGATGAGGGGGAGATTGAGAACAGGTTGAAATTCCTGAATTACCTCAAGGAAAATGATGTGGCGATCGACTGGAATCCGATGTCGCCGAGTCTTGTGCTCTACAGTCTCATCAATATACTCGCCGGCGTCTTCATCTATATCGTCGCTGCAGTCTTCGGTGCGGATCGGTTCAGCAGGGATCAGGAATACAACTGGAGCATCACGCAGGGGATTCCGCTGACATGGAAGTCACAATGGCGGATGCGGTCGATCATCAGCTGGGTGCTGATATGGATTGCCATCCTCATCGGTCTTGTGGTCTCCTACATCATCAACCGCGCATCGGTGGACACCGGGACGCTCCTCTATCCTGTGCCGCTCTACAGCGGCAGCCAACTGGAGTACATCAGCATAATGGAATACACTGTGCTCGTGGTGGCACTCACCATGGCTGCGAGCTACATCATACTGAAGGTCTCTACTGGTTTCAGCTGGATGTTCAGGAACACTTATCTTACAATCACGCTCGTGATCGGTATATTCTTCATTCCCTATATCTTCACGATCATCCCGCCGCTCGGCAGTTGGAACCCGTTCCTCTATCTGCAGATACTTCCGGTTCTGGAAGGGGAATGGGCTGGAGCGGGCAGGGTGGATGTGCCGAAGCTCCTCATCAGTCTTCTAGTGCTTTATATGCTGGTCGAGCTCGCATTCCACTTCATATTCAGACTCATTCCGACACGTTCAGGAAAACTAGAAAGGAGGAGGCACTGA